Genomic window (Cydia amplana chromosome 11, ilCydAmpl1.1, whole genome shotgun sequence):
GAAAATTAGACTCAAATTTCATGAATTACCTACGTACTCACAGCTTTGATGGCAAATTGTGCCTAACGGATTTGAACAAACGACcttcataaaatcaaaagaaGAGGAACGTGCTTACTCTTACATATTCGAtctatagagaggcagataaataAATTTGGTTTATCGTGGTAGGGCCTCTGATAAGTCGATCACTTAACTGAGGCGATTGGTAAAGTAGTTGCGCGGTCGTTTTTAGTGAGGGAAGTAAGTGCAGTGAGTACCTATGCACTTTTGTCTCAGGGGATCGGGATCATACCTTTGGAGGATTGCACCTGATGAATTCTTTACTATGATGAATTCCCAAAAGGGAGGGCGAAATGCGACTTTAAGCTTTgttttcctccgaaagcggtgccgtcatatagcggccgtaataaagcggtcgtcaccgtaaagacggccgcacatgacggcaccgctttcggaggaatccaaagctttagtggTCCAGTTTGCTATCTATTTCCGCGTATGTAAACTATTTTAATGGTCATGGCTACCTTAATTGCACTAGGTAAAGTCAGTGCGATGGTGGTACGTTCCGTTCACAATTTGAGTCGGATTCCGCTTTATCGCGTGCCAAGTCAAAGGCAAGGGTGTTGATTGATGGTTTCGATTGCTACGTTTATAAAGGCCTAACATCTTATTTTGTAGAAGCTTGAACATAGTCCGTCGGGTCAACTCAGGGCGTGGACCTTACGCGTttgttataaactaaaataatttatgAGTGACATcgtgtttaggtacctacaggcaCTTAAAAACATGGACTTCAGGCGTAAAAGTGCCCACTTTTGAACCTGGATCTTGGTCTAGCTCCAGATGCGGCTCTCAAAttgattaatattaaatatcaaGTATACctcctaggtacctactgaagtTGCAAGTTATTGTATTCTAAAAATTTATGGTTTTTAATTAGACAGAGATAATGGACTTGGACCCCCCTGCATGGCGTGGGGGGGGGGTCAtactatctctgcagctgactgtaccagtGCCAGTGAGTTCCAtgaggtacctacatactgtTTTGCGACtgaattaagatgttttttttttacctaattacttaattagatTCTGTATACTAACATAAATTGCTGATTATAGCCAGGCCATCCTCGTGGACAATAAGACACTGTATGTGTCAGGCACGCTGGGCCTGGATGCCCAGGCACAGCTCGTCTGCGGCGGCGCCGAGGCCCAAACGAGGCAGGCGCTCACCAACATAAAGCACGTGCTGGAGGCCGGCGGCGCTTCGCTGGAGTCCGTCGTCAAGACCACCATCCTACTGCTGGACATGGCGGACTTCCAGGCAGTCAATCAGGTTTACTCGGAATGTAAGTGGTTTAGATAcccatttattataaaattcgcGCATTTTATCATATCAGACTGCATTTGTGACAATCC
Coding sequences:
- the LOC134652195 gene encoding 2-iminobutanoate/2-iminopropanoate deaminase; amino-acid sequence: MSQEKVHVHNKATKTIVSSPHIYKPVGPYSQAILVDNKTLYVSGTLGLDAQAQLVCGGAEAQTRQALTNIKHVLEAGGASLESVVKTTILLLDMADFQAVNQVYSEFFPKDCPARATYQVAKLPAGAAVEIEAIALSGDLVVAEAGPCPCSKE